In Phocoena phocoena chromosome 3, mPhoPho1.1, whole genome shotgun sequence, a single window of DNA contains:
- the TSSK6 gene encoding testis-specific serine/threonine-protein kinase 6, with amino-acid sequence MSGDKLLSELGYKLGRTIGEGSYSKVKVATSKKYKGTVAIKVVDRRRAPPDFVNKFLPRELSILRGVRHPHIVHVFEFIEVCNGKLYIVMEAAATDLLQAVQRNGRIPGGQARDLFAQIAGAVRYLHDHHLVHRDLKCENVLLSPDERRVKLTDFGFGRQAHGYPDLSTTYCGSAAYASPEVLLGIPYDPKKYDIWSLGVVLYVMVTGCMPFDDSDIAGLPRRQKRGVLYPDGLELSERCKALIAELLQFSPAARPSASQVARNCWLRSEDSG; translated from the coding sequence ATGTCGGGCGACAAGCTTCTGAGCGAACTCGGCTACAAACTGGGCCGCACGATAGGCGAGGGCAGTTACTCCAAGGTGAAGGTGGCTACGTCCAAGAAATACAAGGGCACGGTGGCCATCAAGGTGGTGGACCGGCGGCGCGCGCCGCCAGACTTTGTCAACAAGTTCCTGCCACGCGAGTTGTCCATCCTTCGGGGCGTGCGGCACCCGCACATTGTGCACGTCTTCGAGTTCATCGAGGTGTGCAACGGGAAGCTGTACATCGTGATGGAGGCGGCCGCCACCGACCTACTGCAGGCTGTGCAGCGAAACGGGCGCATCCCCGGGGGGCAAGCGCGCGACCTCTTCGCGCAGATCGCCGGTGCTGTGCGCTACCTGCACGACCACCACCTGGTGCACCGCGACCTCAAGTGCGAAAACGTGCTGCTGAGCCCTGATGAACGCCGCGTCAAGCTCACCGACTTCGGCTTCGGCCGTCAGGCGCATGGCTACCCCGATCTGAGCACCACCTACTGCGGCTCGGCCGCCTACGCGTCGCCCGAGGTACTCCTCGGCATCCCCTACGACCCCAAGAAGTACGACATATGGAGCCTGGGTGTTGTGCTCTACGTCATGGTCACCGGGTGTATGCCCTTCGACGACTCCGACATCGCCGGTCTGCCCCGGCGTCAGAAGCGCGGCGTTCTCTACCCCGATGGCCTCGAGCTGTCTGAGCGCTGCAAGGCCCTAATAGCCGAGTTGCTGCAGTTCAGCCCGGCGGCCAGGCCCTCCGCGAGCCAAGTAGCGCGCAACTGCTGGCTGCGTTCGGAGGACTCCGGCTAG
- the NDUFA13 gene encoding NADH dehydrogenase [ubiquinone] 1 alpha subcomplex subunit 13 isoform X1: MAASKVKQDMPPLGGYGPIDYKRNLPRRGLSGYSMFAVGIGTLLFGYWSMMKWNRERRRLQIEDFEARIALMPLLQAEKDRRVLQMLRENLEEEAIVMKDVPDWKVGESVFHTTRWVTPMMGELYGLRTNEEILRATYGFRWYT, from the exons ATGGCGGCGTCGAAGGTGAAGCAGGACATGCCCCCGCTGGGGGGCTACGGCCCTATCGACTACAAGCGGAACCTTCCGCGTCGGGGACTGTCGG gcTACAGCATGTTCGCCGTGGGCATCGGGACCTTGCTCTTTGGGTACTGGAGCATGATGAAGTGGAACCGCGAACGCAG GCGCCTGCAGATCGAGGACTTCGAGGCCCGCATTGCACTGATGCCTCTGTTGCAGGCAGAGAAGGACCGGAG GGTTCTCCAGATGCTTCGGGAGAACTTGGAGGAGGAGGCGATCGTTATGAAGGACGTGCCGGATTGGAAGGTGG GCGAGTCTGTGTTCCACACAACGCGCTGGGTGACCCCCATGATGGGCGAGCTCTACGGGCTGCGCACGAACGAGGAGATTCTCCGCGCCACCTATGGCTTCAGGTGGTACACGTAG
- the NDUFA13 gene encoding NADH dehydrogenase [ubiquinone] 1 alpha subcomplex subunit 13 isoform X2, producing the protein MAASKVKQDMPPLGGYGPIDYKRNLPRRGLSGYSMFAVGIGTLLFGYWSMMKWNRERRRLQIEDFEARIALMPLLQAEKDRRVLQMLRENLEEEAIVMKDVPDWKVGESVFHTTRWVTPMMGELYGLRTNEEILRATYGFRWYT; encoded by the exons ATGGCGGCGTCGAAGGTGAAGCAGGACATGCCCCCGCTGGGGGGCTACGGCCCTATCGACTACAAGCGGAACCTTCCGCGTCGGGGACTGTCGG gcTACAGCATGTTCGCCGTGGGCATCGGGACCTTGCTCTTTGGGTACTGGAGCATGATGAAGTGGAACCGCGAACGCAG GCGCCTGCAGATCGAGGACTTCGAGGCCCGCATTGCACTGATGCCTCTGTTGCAGGCAGAGAAGGACCGGAG GGTTCTCCAGATGCTTCGGGAGAACTTGGAGGAGGAGGCGATCGTTATGAAGGACGTGCCGGATTGGAAG GTAGGCGAGTCTGTGTTCCACACAACGCGCTGGGTGACCCCCATGATGGGCGAGCTCTACGGGCTGCGCACGAACGAGGAGATTCTCCGCGCCACCTATGGCTTCAGGTGGTACACGTAG